In the Haloferula helveola genome, one interval contains:
- a CDS encoding helix-turn-helix transcriptional regulator, with translation MPRKLEPGIRNRIKEFRASEEGMTQQFLADHVGVTRQTIVALEAEGYTPSLTLALRIAQLFGKSVEEVFWIDE, from the coding sequence ATGCCTCGTAAGCTGGAACCGGGAATCAGAAATCGAATCAAGGAGTTCCGTGCATCCGAAGAGGGGATGACCCAGCAGTTTTTGGCGGATCACGTCGGAGTGACCCGGCAAACCATCGTGGCTCTGGAGGCGGAAGGATATACGCCGTCGCTGACACTCGCGTTGAGAATTGCGCAGTTGTTCGGAAAGAGCGTCGAAGAGGTTTTCTGGATTGATGAGTAG
- a CDS encoding sulfatase, giving the protein MKPCLIPVLIVCCTLGVRAAGPMNVLFIALDDLNNYPAMMGNYPGVKTPHMDAFAKSALRFDRAYSPGTMCNPSRLAILSGIAPYRSGVYENGHPWERNPLFDSVRTIPQLFRESGFHTMTSGKIFHGHPSKPRLKLMWDDADGGAGRFAPAAKPNPIPDSVKKPGLFSYGSVEEERVSDFRLLDFARKRMAAKYDKPFFYAHGIRYPHNPWTVPQRFLDLYPEDSLRFPPPGYREGDLDDMPAVAKDYAAYPVNRAALEKAGHWKPVVRHYLASVSAADECFGEVIKALDRSEHGDNTIVVVWADHGFHMGEKDHFAKYGLWEQTTNVLFMIRVPGLTQAGGVSKRTVSLQDIYPTLIELAGLEAPGHPIDGRSLVPLLKNPQADWPYPALTTHHHNDYAVRSEDWRYIRYHDGSEELYDHRKDPGEFTNLAGDPRFADVKRDLAKRFPDKSVEPMKGKKARD; this is encoded by the coding sequence ATGAAACCCTGCCTGATTCCTGTTCTGATCGTCTGCTGCACGCTGGGAGTCCGGGCCGCCGGGCCGATGAACGTCCTCTTCATCGCCCTCGACGACCTGAATAACTATCCGGCGATGATGGGGAACTACCCGGGCGTGAAAACGCCCCACATGGATGCCTTTGCCAAGAGCGCGCTCCGCTTCGACCGTGCCTACAGCCCGGGCACCATGTGTAACCCGTCGAGACTCGCGATCCTGAGCGGTATCGCGCCCTACCGCTCCGGTGTTTACGAGAATGGTCACCCTTGGGAGAGGAATCCGCTCTTCGACTCGGTGCGCACCATCCCGCAGTTGTTCCGCGAGTCCGGCTTCCACACAATGACTTCGGGGAAAATCTTCCACGGGCATCCGTCGAAGCCCCGCCTGAAGCTCATGTGGGACGACGCCGACGGCGGGGCCGGCAGGTTCGCTCCGGCTGCCAAGCCCAACCCGATTCCCGACTCGGTGAAGAAGCCCGGGCTCTTTTCCTATGGATCCGTGGAAGAGGAGAGGGTCAGCGATTTCCGGCTTCTCGACTTTGCCCGCAAGCGCATGGCCGCGAAATACGACAAGCCGTTCTTCTATGCTCACGGCATCCGCTACCCGCACAACCCGTGGACCGTGCCCCAACGTTTTCTCGATCTCTATCCCGAGGACTCGTTGCGATTCCCGCCGCCAGGCTATCGCGAGGGTGACCTCGACGACATGCCAGCGGTCGCTAAGGACTACGCCGCCTATCCGGTGAACCGTGCCGCGCTGGAGAAAGCCGGGCACTGGAAGCCCGTCGTCCGACATTACCTTGCTTCCGTCAGCGCCGCTGACGAGTGCTTCGGCGAAGTCATCAAGGCTCTCGACCGAAGCGAGCACGGGGACAACACCATCGTCGTGGTCTGGGCCGATCATGGCTTCCACATGGGTGAGAAGGACCACTTCGCGAAATACGGGCTATGGGAACAGACGACCAACGTCCTGTTCATGATCCGCGTGCCCGGTCTGACCCAAGCGGGCGGTGTGTCAAAGCGGACCGTCAGCCTGCAGGATATCTATCCCACGCTGATCGAACTTGCCGGACTCGAAGCACCGGGACACCCGATCGATGGACGCAGTCTCGTCCCGCTGTTGAAGAACCCGCAGGCCGACTGGCCGTATCCCGCGCTCACCACCCATCATCACAATGACTACGCGGTGCGTTCGGAAGATTGGCGCTACATTCGCTACCACGACGGCAGTGAGGAGCTCTACGACCATCGAAAGGATCCCGGGGAATTCACCAACCTCGCGGGCGATCCGCGGTTTGCCGATGTGAAAAGGGATCTCGCCAAGCGGTTTCCTGACAAGAGCGTCGAGCCGATGAAGGGCAAGAAGGCGCGCGATTGA
- a CDS encoding glucose 1-dehydrogenase, translated as MSGFDLTGKVALVTGASRGLGKGFALALARAGADVVVTARNADDLKDTVSEVGALGRRAWPVELEVREQASIESAMEAAWSAAGKIDILVNNAGCNVRKPALDVTWDDWNTVLDTNLRGVFFVAQACARRMVGHAYGRIINIGSVTCVSGYAGLGPYGASRGGVKQLTMSLADDWGKYGVTVNCLAPGWFKTAQNAVMYEDETWVEYLTEKIPLKRPGAPGDLDGALVFLASDASAYVTGQTLLVDGGISVGAVQAVPARGANPTKADS; from the coding sequence ATGAGTGGATTCGATCTGACAGGCAAGGTGGCACTCGTGACGGGAGCGAGTCGCGGGCTGGGAAAGGGTTTTGCATTGGCACTGGCGCGGGCCGGAGCGGACGTGGTGGTGACGGCACGTAATGCGGACGATCTCAAGGACACGGTTTCGGAAGTCGGGGCCCTCGGCCGTCGTGCCTGGCCGGTGGAGCTCGAAGTGCGCGAGCAGGCAAGCATCGAGTCGGCGATGGAAGCTGCGTGGAGCGCAGCGGGAAAGATTGACATTCTCGTGAACAACGCCGGTTGCAACGTGCGCAAGCCGGCCTTGGACGTCACGTGGGACGACTGGAACACGGTGCTCGATACCAACCTGCGTGGCGTCTTCTTCGTGGCCCAGGCCTGCGCGCGGCGGATGGTCGGGCATGCTTACGGGCGGATCATCAACATCGGCTCCGTGACCTGCGTGAGCGGCTACGCCGGACTCGGTCCCTACGGCGCGAGCCGGGGTGGAGTGAAGCAATTGACGATGAGCCTGGCCGACGACTGGGGGAAGTACGGCGTTACGGTGAATTGTCTGGCGCCCGGGTGGTTCAAAACGGCCCAGAACGCGGTGATGTATGAGGACGAAACGTGGGTCGAGTATCTGACCGAGAAGATCCCGCTGAAGCGCCCCGGTGCGCCGGGTGATCTCGATGGCGCCCTCGTTTTCCTTGCCAGTGATGCGAGCGCCTACGTGACCGGGCAGACCCTGCTGGTGGACGGCGGGATTTCCGTCGGCGCGGTCCAGGCCGTGCCGGCACGCGGTGCAAACCCAACAAAGGCCGATTCCTGA
- a CDS encoding FAD-dependent oxidoreductase yields MAETHDLLVYGGTSAGISAAVQAKRMGKTVVVVCPDKHLGGLSSGGLGWTDSGKKHVIGGISREFYARVRDHYDEDSAWNWQTRADYGSRGFLDSDTTFPEDTMWLFEPHVAEGIFEDLVKEYEIPVHRDEWLDRKKGVRKQDGRIVSISTLSGKTWEARMFIDATYEGDLLDSAGVGFTVGREGNAKYGETLNGVQTRRARSHQFDKPVDPYVKPGDPSSGLLPRIHGNPPGEEGGPDHRMQAYCFRTCMTNHPENRMPWPKPDGYDPLQYELGLRYLQAGWIGVFNKFDPLPNRKTDTNNHGGFSFDNIGYNYDYPEGSYERRAEIIAEHETYQKGWLWFLANDPRVPKDIQQRINQWGLAKDEFIDNGHWPHQLYIREARRMISDFVITENHLRRLKPTPRPVGMGSYNMDSHHVQRYVDEHGHARNEGDIQINPGGPYPIDYGAIVPKKEECENLLVPVCVSSSHIAYGSIRMEPVFMILGQSAATAACLSLDRKLAVQDLPYEVLHERLVADKQVLEDQRPGDFVGLKSLKGIVIDDEKAVREGNWTRSNIAAGVHRGYQHDGAKGDGSAMATFTAELEPGEYEIRIGYTALENRATNVPVTVVTGREREQFTLNQRRKPAQGTFQPIGRLMLGGETKVILSNRDTDGHVIIDAVQFLPVE; encoded by the coding sequence GTGGCCGAAACACACGACCTCCTTGTCTATGGCGGCACTTCCGCCGGCATCAGCGCCGCGGTGCAGGCGAAGCGAATGGGAAAGACGGTCGTGGTGGTCTGCCCGGACAAACATCTCGGCGGCCTGAGCTCAGGAGGGCTCGGCTGGACTGATTCGGGCAAGAAACACGTCATCGGCGGGATCTCGCGCGAGTTTTATGCCCGGGTCCGCGACCACTACGACGAGGACTCCGCATGGAACTGGCAGACCCGCGCGGACTACGGCTCACGCGGCTTTCTCGACAGCGACACGACCTTCCCCGAGGACACCATGTGGCTTTTCGAACCTCACGTCGCGGAAGGGATCTTCGAGGACCTCGTGAAGGAATACGAGATTCCCGTGCACCGCGATGAGTGGCTCGACCGGAAGAAAGGAGTCCGCAAACAGGACGGCCGGATCGTTTCCATCTCGACACTCTCGGGCAAGACGTGGGAGGCCCGGATGTTCATCGACGCGACCTACGAAGGCGACCTGCTCGACTCCGCCGGGGTCGGCTTCACGGTCGGACGTGAAGGAAACGCGAAGTACGGCGAAACCCTCAACGGCGTGCAAACCCGGCGAGCCCGATCCCACCAATTCGATAAGCCGGTCGACCCCTACGTGAAACCCGGCGACCCGTCCTCCGGCCTCCTTCCGCGTATCCATGGGAATCCCCCCGGCGAGGAAGGAGGCCCCGACCACCGCATGCAGGCCTACTGCTTCCGGACCTGCATGACGAACCATCCCGAGAACCGCATGCCCTGGCCGAAGCCCGACGGCTACGATCCGCTCCAGTACGAGCTCGGCCTCCGCTACCTGCAGGCCGGCTGGATAGGCGTCTTCAACAAGTTCGACCCGCTTCCCAACCGGAAGACCGACACCAACAACCACGGTGGCTTCTCTTTCGACAACATCGGCTACAACTACGACTACCCCGAGGGCAGCTATGAACGTCGCGCCGAGATCATCGCGGAGCACGAAACCTACCAGAAAGGCTGGCTGTGGTTTCTCGCCAACGACCCGCGCGTGCCGAAGGACATCCAGCAGCGGATCAACCAGTGGGGACTCGCCAAGGACGAGTTTATCGACAACGGCCACTGGCCTCACCAACTCTACATCCGCGAGGCGCGACGCATGATCAGCGACTTCGTGATCACCGAGAACCACCTCCGGCGGCTCAAGCCCACTCCCCGCCCGGTGGGCATGGGCTCCTACAACATGGATTCGCACCACGTGCAGCGCTACGTCGACGAGCACGGCCACGCCCGCAACGAGGGGGACATTCAGATCAATCCCGGTGGTCCCTACCCGATCGACTACGGCGCCATTGTTCCGAAAAAAGAGGAATGCGAGAACCTCCTCGTCCCGGTCTGCGTTTCATCCTCCCACATCGCCTACGGCTCGATCCGGATGGAGCCGGTCTTCATGATCCTCGGCCAGTCGGCCGCCACCGCCGCCTGCCTCAGCCTCGACCGCAAGCTCGCCGTGCAGGACCTGCCTTACGAAGTCCTGCACGAACGCCTCGTCGCCGACAAGCAGGTGCTCGAGGACCAAAGACCCGGTGACTTCGTCGGACTGAAGTCGCTGAAGGGCATCGTGATCGACGATGAGAAGGCGGTCCGCGAGGGAAACTGGACCCGTTCCAACATCGCCGCGGGCGTCCATCGCGGCTATCAACACGACGGCGCCAAAGGCGACGGCTCGGCCATGGCCACGTTCACCGCCGAACTGGAGCCCGGTGAATACGAGATCCGGATCGGCTACACGGCTCTTGAAAACCGCGCCACGAACGTGCCGGTAACCGTGGTCACGGGCCGGGAACGGGAACAGTTCACCCTGAACCAGCGCCGGAAACCGGCTCAAGGCACCTTCCAGCCGATTGGCCGTCTCATGCTGGGAGGCGAGACCAAGGTCATCCTCAGCAATCGGGACACCGACGGCCACGTTATCATCGACGCGGTCCAGTTTCTTCCCGTGGAGTAG
- a CDS encoding gluconate:H+ symporter, with translation MTAVLLSDHPLIAVAGAIGLLLVLILWLRWQAFVALLVSSLVFAVAVGMPVDEIPASIVGGMGGALGLVATLVGLGAVFGAMLEHSGGARALANWMIRLTGPKGAPWALMVAGFLISIPVFLDTALVILCPLLFALARSQRKPAFYFGLPLLAGLAVTHSFVPPTPGPIIVAEYLGVSLGPVILAGIVCGLPGAILAGPLFAKWIVPRLKLGVPEPIEDEEEAPADRTMAWITLTLILAPIALILAASLADLKLGSENRGAWHAALAFVGHPIVALVLSTLASMAVMTFRMKANRQAIQEMATKALGPAGIIILVTGAGGVFKQILVDSGAGRKLAESMSALPIGYVALAWLLTAVIRVSQGSATVAMTAGAALMAPLVENADLSPMRLALLVAAIAAGATTASHVNDSGFWMISRYLQLTEKQTLKSWTVAETIISVVGLGMALLLWGFV, from the coding sequence ATGACGGCCGTGCTGCTTTCCGATCACCCGCTGATCGCCGTTGCCGGAGCGATCGGCCTGCTGCTGGTGCTGATCCTTTGGCTTCGCTGGCAGGCCTTCGTCGCGCTGCTGGTCTCGAGTCTGGTGTTCGCCGTTGCGGTGGGCATGCCGGTCGATGAGATCCCGGCTTCGATCGTCGGCGGTATGGGCGGCGCGCTGGGGCTGGTGGCGACCTTGGTCGGCCTCGGTGCGGTCTTCGGAGCGATGCTTGAGCACTCGGGCGGGGCCCGCGCGCTGGCGAACTGGATGATCCGCCTGACCGGACCGAAAGGGGCGCCGTGGGCGTTGATGGTCGCGGGCTTTCTTATCTCGATTCCGGTGTTTCTCGACACCGCGTTGGTGATCCTGTGCCCGCTGTTGTTCGCCCTCGCGCGCAGCCAGCGCAAACCGGCTTTCTATTTCGGCCTGCCGCTGCTGGCGGGATTGGCGGTGACCCACTCGTTCGTGCCGCCGACTCCGGGGCCGATCATCGTGGCCGAGTATCTTGGCGTTTCATTGGGGCCGGTGATCCTCGCGGGCATCGTCTGCGGGTTGCCGGGTGCGATCCTGGCGGGTCCCCTGTTTGCGAAGTGGATCGTGCCACGTCTAAAGCTCGGAGTTCCGGAGCCGATCGAGGACGAAGAGGAAGCGCCCGCGGATCGAACGATGGCGTGGATCACCCTGACGCTGATCCTTGCACCGATCGCGCTGATCCTCGCGGCGTCCTTGGCGGACCTGAAGCTCGGGAGCGAGAACCGCGGAGCGTGGCATGCGGCGCTCGCCTTCGTCGGTCATCCGATTGTAGCCTTGGTGCTGTCGACGCTCGCCTCGATGGCGGTGATGACTTTCCGGATGAAAGCAAACCGCCAGGCGATCCAGGAGATGGCGACCAAGGCGCTCGGCCCGGCGGGCATCATCATTCTCGTCACCGGGGCGGGGGGTGTCTTCAAGCAAATCCTCGTCGACAGCGGTGCCGGCCGCAAGTTGGCCGAAAGCATGTCCGCGCTGCCGATCGGCTACGTCGCACTCGCGTGGTTGCTCACGGCGGTGATTCGGGTGAGTCAGGGATCGGCGACGGTGGCGATGACCGCCGGGGCCGCCCTGATGGCGCCGCTCGTCGAGAATGCCGACCTCAGCCCGATGCGCCTCGCCCTGCTGGTGGCGGCGATTGCCGCCGGTGCCACGACCGCTTCCCATGTGAACGACAGCGGCTTCTGGATGATCAGCCGCTACCTGCAACTGACCGAGAAACAGACCCTCAAGTCGTGGACGGTCGCCGAGACCATCATCTCCGTGGTCGGCCTCGGTATGGCGCTCTTGCTCTGGGGCTTTGTTTGA
- a CDS encoding zinc-dependent alcohol dehydrogenase, translating to MMKALELVAASRLEVVERPVPEPGPGELRIAVRACGICGSDLHGMDGSSGRRIPPVIMGHEASGVVDGVGEGAGDWKQGERVTFDSTVWCGECGFCREGRVNLCDRRQVVGVSCGEFHRDGAFAEYVVVPERIVHRLPDGLSFADAAFAEPVGVALHAAKRAGGLTGKSVLVVGAGLIGLLVVQASKRAGAERVVAVDLDADRLALAIELGADGASPPDALQESDFDVAFEVVGVGLTVGLAVKSVRKGGRVVLVGNLSPEVPLPLQAVVTRELDVLGSCAIAGEYPEALAAIADGSIRVRPLVSGVHPIETGVEAFAEAARKGALKVLIAPARGEED from the coding sequence ATGATGAAAGCCCTTGAGTTGGTGGCGGCGTCGCGGCTGGAGGTCGTCGAGCGGCCGGTTCCCGAGCCCGGCCCGGGCGAGCTGCGGATCGCGGTGAGGGCCTGCGGGATTTGTGGCAGTGATCTGCACGGGATGGACGGCAGCAGCGGCCGGCGCATCCCGCCGGTGATCATGGGTCACGAGGCAAGCGGGGTGGTGGATGGAGTTGGCGAGGGAGCCGGTGATTGGAAACAGGGTGAGCGGGTGACCTTCGACTCGACCGTGTGGTGCGGCGAGTGCGGCTTCTGCCGGGAGGGCCGCGTGAACCTTTGCGACCGACGTCAGGTGGTTGGCGTGTCGTGCGGCGAGTTTCATCGTGACGGTGCCTTTGCCGAGTATGTGGTGGTCCCGGAGCGGATCGTGCATCGCCTGCCGGACGGGCTGTCCTTTGCCGATGCCGCTTTCGCCGAGCCGGTGGGTGTGGCGCTGCACGCGGCGAAGCGTGCGGGTGGCCTCACCGGAAAGTCCGTGCTGGTCGTGGGTGCCGGATTGATCGGCTTGCTTGTGGTCCAAGCGTCGAAGCGGGCGGGGGCCGAGCGGGTGGTGGCGGTGGATCTGGATGCGGATCGCCTGGCGCTGGCCATCGAGCTGGGCGCGGACGGGGCGTCGCCGCCGGATGCGCTTCAAGAGAGCGATTTTGATGTGGCCTTCGAAGTGGTCGGCGTGGGGCTCACGGTCGGACTGGCCGTGAAGTCGGTGAGGAAGGGAGGTCGCGTGGTGCTGGTCGGAAACCTGTCGCCAGAGGTGCCGCTGCCGTTGCAGGCAGTGGTGACGCGCGAGCTCGATGTGCTCGGAAGCTGCGCGATTGCCGGCGAGTACCCCGAAGCGCTGGCGGCGATCGCTGATGGTTCGATTCGGGTGCGGCCCTTGGTTTCCGGAGTGCATCCGATCGAGACAGGCGTCGAGGCATTCGCAGAAGCTGCGCGCAAGGGCGCATTGAAAGTGCTGATCGCGCCTGCGCGAGGAGAGGAAGACTGA
- a CDS encoding rhamnogalacturonan acetylesterase has protein sequence MKRLLCMMWVTLGILHADAPIKIGLIGDSTVAQQSGWGPAFAKCFADGVEVHNHAVNGATLDSLSKRLDKLLALKPDYVLIQFGHNDQKRYDTQAYSAKLKSYIERVQAAEVTPIVLSSVVRRTFDEDGQIVQGIAKTPKFTFNASLTEYAKAAGTTAKRMEVNFIDLHHISMEHHNRIGPEESHTYDFKEGDSTHFNAKGGKAIAALIVPELVAIVPELKAHLR, from the coding sequence ATGAAGCGCCTTCTTTGCATGATGTGGGTCACCTTGGGCATTCTGCATGCCGATGCGCCCATCAAGATCGGGCTGATCGGAGATTCGACCGTGGCCCAACAATCCGGCTGGGGCCCGGCTTTCGCCAAATGCTTCGCGGACGGAGTGGAAGTCCACAACCACGCCGTCAACGGCGCGACCCTCGACAGCCTCTCGAAGCGCCTGGACAAGCTGCTGGCACTCAAGCCCGACTACGTGCTCATCCAGTTCGGTCACAACGACCAGAAGCGCTACGACACCCAGGCCTACTCGGCCAAGCTGAAGTCCTACATCGAACGAGTCCAGGCAGCGGAGGTGACGCCCATCGTCCTGAGCTCCGTGGTGCGGCGCACTTTTGACGAAGATGGCCAGATCGTCCAGGGGATCGCCAAAACGCCCAAGTTCACCTTCAACGCCAGCCTCACCGAGTATGCCAAAGCTGCCGGGACCACCGCCAAACGGATGGAGGTCAACTTCATCGACCTCCACCACATCAGCATGGAGCATCACAACCGGATCGGGCCCGAGGAAAGCCACACCTACGACTTCAAAGAAGGCGACAGCACCCACTTCAACGCCAAGGGCGGCAAGGCCATCGCAGCGCTGATCGTGCCCGAGTTGGTGGCGATCGTGCCGGAACTCAAGGCACACCTTCGATAG